In one window of Desulforhabdus amnigena DNA:
- the lon gene encoding endopeptidase La — MSEELLEVKDKSEEVVPERLPILPLRNMVLYPELVMPLHVERAGSIKLIDDVVPGELSMVVVAQRDRQVENPGPSDFYDVGTIGNVMKLVKQTDGSYQIIVRAKQKVRLSDIRAKGNYFDARIEVLPEDTSTSPEIEAMVLNLRTQFEKLVEMANLPTELATLSLNLDRPIQLVYVVAANLSLTVAERQTILELPDIYTALERTTFYLTRQLDQLELVQKIQEKVKAGMDRRQREYFLREQLQVIKRELGESEEKNPEIQELLDRLDQVQMPPEVLTAAEKEIERLGRISPAAAEYTVSRNYLDWLLELPWKVSTQDTLDVREAAKILDEDHFDLEKVKRRILEYLAVLQLKKDLKGPILCFVGPPGVGKTSLGQSIARSLGRKFLRISLGGLRDEAELRGHRRTYVGALPGRIIQGLRRIGSNNPVFMLDEIDKLGMDFRGDPSSALLEVLDPEQNSTFSDHYLGVPFDLSRIIFVATANMLDPIPSALRDRMEVIELPGYTEEEKLQIARKFLVVRQIENHGLKTDQVIIPDETILEIIHSYTREAGVRNLDRNLAALCRFVAKDIAEGKDGPVTIRPENCKEILGPVRFLPETATRSWGPGISTGLAWTPSGGELIFVEALRTHGRGNLTLTGQLGAVMKESVAAALTYIRAHASDLGIDEEKFEKSDIHVHVPAGGIPKDGPSAGVAMVVALASLMSQREVRRNVAMTGEITLRGDVLPVGGIKEKMLAARRAGIREVMIPQANAKDLMEIPQHLREGMVFHELQIIMDALEIALVPPQAVGGK; from the coding sequence ATGTCAGAAGAACTGCTGGAAGTGAAAGATAAAAGCGAAGAGGTGGTGCCTGAACGTCTTCCCATTCTTCCCCTGAGAAATATGGTGCTCTACCCCGAATTGGTGATGCCGCTTCATGTGGAAAGGGCGGGGTCTATCAAATTGATTGACGATGTGGTGCCGGGTGAGCTCTCCATGGTGGTTGTGGCGCAGCGTGACAGGCAGGTGGAAAACCCGGGTCCATCGGATTTTTATGATGTGGGCACCATCGGGAATGTCATGAAACTCGTGAAGCAAACAGATGGGTCTTATCAGATCATTGTTCGAGCCAAACAGAAGGTGAGGTTGAGCGATATCCGGGCGAAGGGCAATTATTTTGATGCCCGCATCGAAGTTCTGCCTGAGGATACGAGCACCAGCCCAGAAATCGAAGCGATGGTTTTGAATCTTCGCACGCAGTTCGAAAAGCTCGTGGAAATGGCCAACCTGCCGACCGAACTGGCCACGCTGTCTCTGAACCTGGATCGTCCTATTCAACTGGTCTATGTCGTTGCTGCAAATCTTTCTCTCACAGTGGCCGAGAGACAGACCATTCTGGAATTGCCCGATATCTACACCGCTTTGGAGCGCACCACCTTTTATTTGACCCGCCAACTCGATCAGTTGGAACTGGTTCAAAAAATACAGGAGAAAGTCAAAGCGGGCATGGATAGACGCCAGCGTGAATACTTTCTGCGTGAGCAACTTCAGGTCATCAAGAGAGAACTGGGGGAAAGTGAGGAGAAGAACCCGGAAATCCAGGAACTCCTGGATAGACTCGATCAAGTTCAAATGCCTCCGGAGGTCCTGACTGCTGCGGAAAAGGAAATCGAACGACTCGGACGCATTTCACCTGCGGCAGCGGAATATACTGTTTCCAGGAACTACCTGGATTGGCTCCTGGAATTGCCCTGGAAAGTTTCCACTCAAGATACTCTGGATGTTCGAGAAGCTGCGAAGATCCTGGATGAAGACCACTTTGATCTGGAAAAAGTCAAACGGCGCATATTGGAATACCTGGCTGTCCTTCAGCTCAAGAAAGACTTGAAAGGGCCGATCCTCTGTTTCGTGGGCCCCCCCGGGGTGGGCAAGACTTCGCTGGGGCAGTCCATTGCCAGGAGCTTGGGCCGGAAATTTCTGCGCATATCTTTGGGAGGCCTGCGGGATGAGGCCGAACTGCGAGGACACCGGCGAACCTATGTTGGAGCACTCCCAGGGCGGATCATTCAAGGGTTGCGTCGGATTGGGAGCAACAATCCTGTCTTCATGCTGGATGAAATCGACAAATTGGGCATGGATTTTCGCGGCGATCCTTCGTCCGCTTTGCTGGAAGTACTGGACCCCGAACAAAACTCCACTTTTTCGGATCATTACCTGGGGGTTCCTTTTGATCTGTCCAGAATCATTTTTGTGGCGACCGCCAATATGTTGGATCCCATTCCTTCCGCTTTGCGGGATCGAATGGAGGTGATCGAATTGCCCGGATACACGGAGGAAGAAAAGCTGCAGATCGCCAGGAAGTTCCTGGTCGTTCGGCAGATTGAAAACCACGGTCTCAAGACGGACCAGGTGATTATTCCTGATGAGACCATCCTCGAGATCATTCATTCTTATACGAGGGAAGCCGGCGTACGGAATCTGGATAGAAATCTTGCGGCTCTTTGCCGCTTTGTTGCCAAGGATATTGCCGAAGGCAAGGATGGACCCGTCACCATTCGTCCGGAAAACTGCAAGGAAATTCTCGGGCCTGTCCGGTTCCTTCCAGAAACGGCCACACGCTCCTGGGGACCAGGGATCAGCACGGGACTTGCCTGGACTCCAAGTGGAGGCGAACTCATTTTTGTCGAGGCCCTCCGTACCCACGGGCGCGGGAATTTGACTCTCACGGGTCAGTTGGGAGCGGTGATGAAGGAATCGGTGGCGGCGGCTTTGACCTATATTCGGGCCCATGCTTCCGATTTGGGGATAGATGAAGAAAAGTTTGAAAAGTCGGACATCCACGTGCATGTCCCGGCGGGGGGGATTCCCAAAGACGGTCCGTCGGCCGGAGTCGCCATGGTGGTAGCGCTTGCGTCTCTTATGAGCCAGCGGGAAGTGCGTCGAAACGTGGCCATGACGGGGGAGATCA
- a CDS encoding Hsp20/alpha crystallin family protein has product MSLYDLNDEMDEMPQRLRKWLSQLSRYRLSSCFSSKSNWMPSADIHETQEAYHVFIDLAGIEPSCVQLVVEGNLLHLRGERKRPQVNARTRIHQIEIDFGKFQRTFHFPVRLDSDGAQSSYRNGFLEIVLPKFQKSISVRVPLQHD; this is encoded by the coding sequence ATGTCTCTTTATGATTTGAATGACGAAATGGATGAAATGCCTCAACGGTTGCGCAAGTGGCTCAGCCAGTTGTCACGATATCGATTATCTAGCTGTTTTTCCAGCAAAAGCAATTGGATGCCGTCTGCAGACATCCATGAAACCCAGGAGGCTTATCATGTTTTTATTGATTTGGCGGGTATTGAACCGTCATGCGTCCAGCTGGTGGTTGAAGGCAACCTTCTCCATTTGAGGGGAGAACGCAAGCGTCCTCAAGTCAATGCCCGCACCCGCATCCACCAGATCGAAATTGATTTCGGCAAGTTTCAAAGGACGTTCCATTTTCCCGTGCGCCTGGATTCCGACGGCGCACAATCTTCCTATCGGAATGGATTCCTGGAGATTGTATTGCCCAAGTTCCAAAAGTCGATTTCCGTTCGGGTTCCTTTGCAGCACGATTGA
- a CDS encoding DMT family protein, with amino-acid sequence MLKPIFLLILSNLFMTFAWYGHLKNMSGKPLYFVILMSWGIAFFEYTLQVPANRMGSRYYNIGQLKVMQEMITMCIFPMFAFFYMKQPLKLDYLWAGLCLIGAAYFMFRGGMPESP; translated from the coding sequence ATGTTAAAGCCTATTTTCTTATTGATCCTGTCGAATCTGTTCATGACTTTTGCCTGGTATGGACATTTGAAAAATATGAGCGGTAAACCTCTCTATTTTGTCATTCTGATGAGCTGGGGGATCGCTTTTTTTGAATACACTCTGCAGGTTCCCGCCAATCGCATGGGATCCCGTTACTACAATATCGGGCAGTTGAAAGTGATGCAGGAAATGATCACGATGTGCATTTTCCCCATGTTTGCGTTTTTTTACATGAAACAACCTCTGAAGCTGGATTACTTATGGGCTGGACTTTGTTTAATTGGAGCGGCTTATTTCATGTTTCGAGGAGGGATGCCTGAATCTCCATGA
- a CDS encoding GNAT family N-acetyltransferase codes for MNNIPAVVYREEVMESDLEGVHSVVRSSGFFSPEETAVAMELVAERLKSGKASGYFFLFAEHEREVVGYTCYGPVPCTESSYDLYWIAVHDDFRFLGLGRELLERTEKEIRALGGSRIYIETSSRGQYEPTRAFYRKCGYRDEAIFKDFYAPGDSKIVYVKTIA; via the coding sequence ATGAACAATATCCCTGCGGTGGTTTATCGGGAAGAGGTTATGGAATCCGATCTTGAAGGCGTTCACAGCGTCGTCCGTTCATCGGGTTTCTTTTCGCCTGAAGAAACAGCGGTCGCGATGGAATTGGTGGCGGAACGCCTGAAAAGCGGAAAGGCCAGCGGTTACTTTTTTCTGTTTGCCGAACATGAGAGAGAGGTTGTGGGCTATACGTGTTACGGACCCGTTCCTTGTACGGAGTCGAGCTACGATCTGTACTGGATCGCGGTGCACGACGATTTCAGATTCCTGGGTTTGGGAAGAGAACTTCTCGAGAGGACGGAGAAAGAGATTCGCGCATTGGGAGGAAGCCGCATTTATATTGAAACATCGTCACGGGGCCAATACGAGCCGACCCGGGCCTTCTACCGGAAGTGCGGGTACAGGGACGAGGCGATTTTTAAGGATTTTTATGCTCCGGGCGACAGCAAGATCGTTTATGTCAAAACGATCGCCTGA
- a CDS encoding D-alanine--D-alanine ligase family protein — protein sequence MGAGKDEEDVLIQVEAVTHALQDLGFEPLAVPCALNLQSVADRLKRIQPAFVFNLVETIGGTGRLIHIAPSVLDHLGIIYTGARTDALYLSSNKLLAKNLLHGAHIPTPKWFVPAGLENLEHLEGGRYIIKSVWEHASVGLDEDSVVFAEDPGFLLEEMKRRQERLGGDCFTEAYIEGREFNLSLLGGEKDPKVLPIAEIRFDGFPSDRVKVVGYRAKWEEESFEYLNTSRCFDFSREDAPLICRLEEMAKACWSLFGLRGYARVDFRVDPAGNPWVLEVNANPCLSPDAGFAAASVRAGMDYSQVVGKILQDSGIFLH from the coding sequence ATGGGAGCAGGTAAGGACGAAGAAGACGTTCTGATCCAGGTGGAAGCGGTCACCCATGCTCTGCAGGATTTGGGATTTGAGCCTCTAGCGGTTCCTTGTGCATTGAACCTTCAAAGTGTGGCGGATCGATTGAAAAGGATTCAGCCGGCTTTTGTCTTCAACCTTGTAGAAACGATAGGAGGGACGGGGCGATTGATTCATATTGCCCCGTCGGTTCTGGATCACCTGGGGATCATTTATACGGGTGCAAGAACAGACGCTCTTTATTTGAGTTCGAACAAGCTTTTGGCCAAGAACCTTCTTCATGGAGCGCACATTCCAACGCCCAAATGGTTCGTACCGGCTGGCCTGGAGAACCTGGAGCACCTGGAAGGGGGGCGATATATCATCAAGTCCGTCTGGGAACATGCATCCGTTGGATTGGACGAAGATTCGGTGGTTTTTGCAGAAGATCCGGGATTCTTGCTTGAAGAGATGAAACGACGACAGGAGCGGCTGGGCGGCGATTGTTTCACTGAGGCATACATCGAGGGGAGGGAATTCAACCTTTCCTTGTTGGGAGGTGAGAAGGATCCCAAGGTCCTTCCGATCGCAGAAATACGATTCGACGGTTTTCCTTCGGACAGGGTCAAGGTCGTGGGCTACCGGGCCAAATGGGAAGAGGAATCGTTCGAATATTTGAACACTTCTCGATGTTTTGACTTCTCCAGAGAGGATGCACCTCTGATTTGCCGGCTCGAGGAGATGGCGAAAGCGTGTTGGTCTCTCTTTGGTCTGCGTGGCTATGCTCGAGTGGATTTCCGGGTGGACCCGGCCGGAAATCCCTGGGTTCTTGAAGTCAACGCAAACCCCTGCCTCTCTCCCGATGCGGGATTTGCGGCCGCATCGGTGCGGGCCGGTATGGATTATTCACAGGTTGTCGGGAAAATTTTGCAGGATTCAGGAATATTCCTGCATTAA
- a CDS encoding D-alanine--D-alanine ligase family protein, which translates to MKIGITFDLREAYLAEGYSEEDTAEFDHPDTIAAIEKALKDLGYETDRIGHVKDLMQRLLAGDRWDLVFNIAEGLRGYAREAQIPCLLDAYEIPYTFSDPLILALTLHKGMTKHVIRDLGIPTPDFAVVEKEEDLERIDLPFPLFAKPVAEGTGKGITAGSRVTSRSEMNRACMEILQRFGQPALVEAFLPGREFTVGIRGTGKESAVIAVMEVMFTGHAHDGTYSYETKKNYEERVSYRLVNDSVAEKAGEVALVAWRGLGCRDAGRIDLRADVHGVPNFIEVNPLAGLHPVDSDLPILCGLAGIGYGELIRGIMDSALKRLR; encoded by the coding sequence GTGAAGATAGGAATCACATTCGACCTTCGGGAAGCTTACCTGGCTGAGGGGTACAGCGAAGAGGATACGGCGGAATTCGATCATCCCGACACCATCGCAGCCATCGAAAAGGCTCTGAAGGATCTGGGATATGAAACAGACCGCATCGGGCATGTGAAGGATCTCATGCAAAGGCTTCTGGCAGGGGATCGATGGGACCTGGTTTTCAATATCGCAGAAGGACTTCGGGGATATGCGCGTGAGGCGCAGATTCCTTGCCTGTTGGATGCCTATGAGATTCCCTATACTTTTTCCGATCCGCTGATTTTGGCTCTCACGCTTCATAAGGGAATGACCAAGCATGTGATCCGTGACCTGGGAATTCCCACTCCGGATTTTGCCGTGGTGGAAAAAGAGGAAGACCTGGAAAGAATAGATCTTCCCTTTCCGTTGTTTGCAAAGCCTGTGGCCGAAGGCACGGGAAAGGGCATCACGGCTGGATCAAGAGTCACGTCCAGGAGCGAAATGAACAGGGCCTGCATGGAAATTCTGCAACGGTTCGGGCAGCCCGCACTGGTAGAGGCTTTCCTGCCGGGGCGTGAATTCACGGTGGGGATCAGGGGCACAGGAAAAGAGAGTGCTGTCATTGCCGTGATGGAAGTGATGTTCACGGGACATGCGCATGATGGGACCTACTCATATGAAACCAAGAAGAACTACGAAGAACGGGTCTCTTATCGCCTGGTAAACGACTCCGTGGCTGAAAAAGCGGGAGAAGTGGCGCTTGTAGCCTGGAGAGGCCTGGGATGCCGCGATGCAGGGCGTATCGATCTTCGCGCCGATGTTCATGGAGTGCCGAATTTCATTGAAGTGAATCCCCTTGCCGGTTTACACCCCGTTGATTCGGACCTGCCCATTCTCTGCGGGCTGGCAGGGATCGGTTACGGTGAATTGATCCGGGGGATTATGGATTCGGCTTTGAAAAGATTGAGATAG
- a CDS encoding KamA family radical SAM protein, whose protein sequence is MEKKIYIEDETEPPDEDTEPPSGEAAFGPVSTPELGQKTAALPSSFLPRTRKPHRLRPKNLNAAARFTCSPQSDAFRKRVFPGVSVNEWNDWHWQLRNRILNMDALERIIDFSREERSAIEHSNGLLPLAITPYYASLLDAADPMQPLRRTVVPVAAEYFHRDGEEEDPLGEEKDSPVPGIVHRYPDRVLFLVTGYCSTYCRYCTRSRMVGNGHGTHFNVKEWERAIAYIEGTPAIRDVLLSGGDPLTLSNDRLEWLLSRLRRIPHVEFIRIGTKMPVVLPQRVTPSLTRMLKRFHPLWMSIHFTHPDELTPEVNHACTRLADAGIPLGSQTVLLAGVNDSVETMKHLVHGLLKMRVKPYYLYQCDPIPGSSHFRTPVEKGLEIIHGLRGFTTGYAVPAYVIDAPAGGGKIPLLPEYVVGRDGDDLLLRNYQGNIYRYPDPGGSIGNFPVERKSCETFCESSSGDMEPVL, encoded by the coding sequence ATGGAAAAGAAGATATATATCGAAGACGAAACGGAACCTCCCGACGAAGATACTGAACCTCCAAGCGGTGAAGCAGCATTTGGACCTGTTTCCACACCGGAGCTTGGTCAAAAAACCGCCGCTCTTCCTTCCTCTTTCCTTCCAAGGACAAGAAAACCGCATCGTCTAAGGCCCAAGAATCTCAATGCCGCTGCTCGATTCACCTGCAGTCCCCAATCGGATGCTTTCCGCAAGCGCGTTTTCCCCGGCGTTTCCGTGAACGAATGGAATGACTGGCATTGGCAGTTGCGCAACCGCATCCTGAATATGGACGCGCTGGAACGGATCATTGACTTTTCCCGTGAAGAGCGCAGCGCCATAGAACATTCCAATGGCCTGTTGCCTCTGGCTATTACCCCCTATTACGCGAGCCTGCTTGATGCCGCCGATCCCATGCAGCCTTTGAGGCGCACCGTGGTTCCCGTTGCTGCTGAATATTTCCACAGGGACGGGGAAGAGGAAGATCCTTTGGGAGAGGAAAAGGACAGTCCCGTTCCAGGGATTGTTCACCGGTATCCGGACCGTGTCCTGTTCCTGGTGACGGGATATTGTTCCACTTACTGCCGCTACTGCACCCGTTCACGTATGGTGGGTAACGGTCACGGAACGCATTTCAACGTCAAGGAGTGGGAAAGGGCCATTGCGTACATCGAGGGAACCCCCGCCATTCGAGACGTGCTTCTCTCGGGAGGGGACCCGCTGACCCTCTCGAATGACCGCCTGGAATGGCTTTTATCCAGGCTGAGAAGGATCCCGCATGTGGAATTTATCCGTATAGGGACCAAGATGCCCGTGGTATTGCCTCAGCGTGTGACCCCTTCGCTCACTCGAATGCTCAAACGCTTTCATCCTTTGTGGATGAGCATTCACTTTACCCATCCGGATGAGTTGACCCCTGAGGTGAACCATGCCTGCACCCGGTTGGCGGATGCAGGAATCCCATTGGGAAGCCAGACGGTTTTACTCGCAGGGGTGAACGACAGTGTGGAAACCATGAAACACCTTGTCCATGGTTTACTCAAGATGCGTGTCAAACCTTATTATCTCTATCAATGTGATCCCATCCCTGGGTCTTCGCATTTTCGTACCCCCGTGGAAAAAGGCCTGGAAATCATCCATGGATTGCGAGGATTCACGACGGGATATGCCGTACCGGCCTATGTGATTGACGCTCCGGCAGGCGGCGGCAAGATCCCGCTGCTCCCCGAATATGTCGTTGGCCGCGATGGAGATGACCTGCTGCTGAGGAATTACCAGGGAAATATTTACCGGTATCCGGACCCGGGCGGAAGTATCGGGAATTTCCCGGTTGAAAGAAAAAGCTGTGAGACCTTTTGCGAGTCGTCCAGTGGAGATATGGAGCCGGTCCTGTGA
- the glgP gene encoding alpha-glucan family phosphorylase — protein sequence MKVAYFSMEIGLNENMPTYSGGLGILAGDHIKSAADLNIPIVAVTLLYKRGYFIQNINPLGQQEEMYPYFDPRAFMEPLPFKVTIKIEGRDVHIGVWKYNQIGMHGRVPVYFLDTDLPINTADDRLITQFLYGGDQHTRICQEAVLGIGGYLALKKLERNITTYHMNEGHAVFLTLAMLRDANGNEESVREQCVFTTHTPVPAGHDRFSYGMAEKVLGAYLPANIRALAGKEELNTTVLALNLSRAANGVSELHGEISRQMFPGFNIGHITNGVHHLSWTGPEFQELFDRHLPNWRIQPQALSGARNIPDDEIREAKKKAKKRLISYINSVSGVGFTDEFLTICFARRAAAYKRATLLFTDLEYLFNLSFDRAQFIFAGKAHPQDGAGKELIKEIVNTGKQYEDKIRLVFLPNYNIWSAALMTQGTDVWLNTPRRPREASGTSGMKVCFNGGVNMSVLDGWWREGCRNRLNGWAIGDDEDQADEEAAADLYQDLDDMVTTYYSKPQQWLSIMKNSIADLTPVFNTHRMVLDYVHKYYI from the coding sequence ATGAAAGTCGCTTATTTCAGTATGGAAATCGGCCTGAATGAAAACATGCCCACTTACAGTGGAGGCTTGGGGATCCTTGCGGGAGACCATATCAAATCGGCAGCCGATCTGAATATCCCCATTGTTGCAGTCACACTCCTTTATAAACGGGGTTATTTCATCCAAAACATCAATCCTCTGGGGCAGCAGGAAGAGATGTACCCCTATTTTGACCCACGGGCTTTCATGGAACCCCTTCCCTTCAAGGTGACCATCAAAATTGAGGGCCGCGACGTCCATATCGGGGTCTGGAAGTACAATCAAATCGGCATGCATGGACGGGTTCCCGTATATTTTCTAGATACGGATCTTCCCATCAATACGGCGGACGATCGCCTCATCACGCAATTCCTTTATGGAGGCGATCAACATACGCGCATCTGCCAGGAGGCGGTGTTGGGGATAGGCGGCTACCTCGCCCTGAAGAAACTCGAACGCAATATTACCACTTATCATATGAATGAAGGGCATGCCGTTTTTCTCACCCTGGCCATGCTTCGAGATGCCAACGGAAACGAAGAGAGTGTGAGAGAGCAGTGTGTTTTTACGACGCACACTCCTGTTCCTGCGGGCCATGACCGCTTTTCCTATGGTATGGCGGAAAAGGTTCTGGGGGCCTACCTGCCAGCCAATATTCGCGCTCTGGCAGGCAAAGAAGAATTGAACACCACGGTTCTCGCTCTCAATCTTTCCCGCGCGGCCAATGGAGTGAGTGAACTCCACGGTGAGATTTCCAGGCAAATGTTTCCGGGTTTCAACATCGGCCACATCACCAATGGAGTGCATCATTTGAGTTGGACGGGGCCCGAGTTTCAAGAGCTCTTCGACAGGCACCTGCCCAACTGGCGCATACAGCCCCAGGCGCTGAGCGGAGCGAGAAACATTCCCGATGATGAGATCAGGGAAGCCAAGAAGAAGGCTAAAAAACGGCTCATAAGCTACATCAATTCCGTCTCCGGTGTGGGATTCACGGACGAATTTCTCACCATCTGCTTTGCCAGGAGAGCGGCTGCGTACAAACGCGCCACCCTTCTTTTCACTGACCTGGAATATCTCTTCAACCTCTCCTTCGATCGGGCGCAGTTCATTTTTGCGGGAAAAGCCCACCCACAGGATGGCGCGGGAAAAGAGCTGATCAAGGAAATCGTGAATACGGGAAAGCAGTACGAGGACAAAATACGCCTGGTCTTCCTACCCAATTACAACATCTGGTCCGCCGCCCTCATGACTCAGGGAACGGATGTCTGGCTGAACACTCCTCGCCGCCCCCGCGAAGCCAGTGGAACAAGCGGGATGAAAGTGTGCTTCAATGGTGGAGTGAACATGAGCGTTCTGGACGGCTGGTGGCGCGAGGGATGCCGCAACCGGCTCAACGGCTGGGCGATAGGCGATGATGAAGATCAAGCCGATGAAGAGGCCGCAGCGGATCTTTACCAGGATCTCGACGACATGGTGACTACTTACTATTCCAAGCCCCAGCAGTGGTTGTCCATCATGAAGAACTCCATCGCGGATCTCACCCCCGTATTCAACACGCATCGCATGGTTCTGGATTACGTGCACAAGTACTATATCTGA
- the argJ gene encoding bifunctional glutamate N-acetyltransferase/amino-acid acetyltransferase ArgJ, translated as MTHAPAEVAKNIKNVAVSSQPFVVPGFQVSAVQSGMRYRNRLDLALIVAEPQEGAVAAGVFTTNRFCAAPVEWCRRCLDSSRAKGILVNAGIANACTGEEGFKRAGEMARMAGEALNAPPGDILISSTGVIGPQVLLEPVQKSMPALVKGLRPDRWGAVAEAIMTTDTVPKLASTRIQIGGRTVTIGGVAKGSGMIAPNMATLLAFVCTDAAVDPQVLNYWVHWGADRSFNSITVDGDTSTNDTLLVLAGGHAGNAVLADRMSPESRLFGEALSAVLSELAKKIVLDGEGATKFIEILVTGASDAASARSVAFTVANSPLVKTAFFGEDANWGRIVAAAGRAGVPLQPEKVTLFFDRVCVFKAGTPLTGSDIEEKATAVFKQKELRVHLDLGMGDSQFTAFTCDFSYDYVKINASYRS; from the coding sequence ATGACCCATGCCCCTGCGGAAGTGGCAAAAAATATAAAAAATGTTGCGGTAAGTAGTCAGCCGTTTGTCGTTCCAGGATTTCAGGTTTCCGCCGTGCAATCCGGCATGCGTTACCGTAATCGACTCGATCTGGCCCTGATTGTGGCGGAACCGCAGGAGGGTGCGGTCGCGGCCGGAGTATTCACCACCAATCGTTTTTGTGCCGCACCGGTGGAGTGGTGCAGGCGGTGTCTGGATTCTTCCCGGGCAAAAGGCATCCTCGTCAATGCGGGAATTGCCAACGCCTGCACGGGAGAAGAAGGGTTCAAACGTGCCGGGGAAATGGCCCGAATGGCCGGAGAAGCTTTGAATGCGCCGCCCGGGGATATTCTCATCTCTTCCACCGGAGTCATCGGTCCTCAGGTGCTTCTGGAACCGGTTCAGAAGAGTATGCCGGCCCTGGTCAAAGGGTTGCGCCCCGATAGATGGGGCGCCGTCGCCGAAGCCATCATGACGACGGATACCGTCCCGAAACTGGCGAGCACCCGGATTCAAATCGGCGGGCGCACCGTTACCATCGGCGGGGTGGCCAAGGGGTCGGGCATGATCGCTCCCAACATGGCTACGCTTCTTGCTTTTGTATGCACGGATGCCGCTGTTGACCCGCAAGTTCTGAACTACTGGGTGCATTGGGGAGCGGATCGCTCTTTCAACAGCATCACGGTGGACGGGGATACGAGTACCAACGACACGCTGTTGGTTCTTGCCGGCGGACATGCCGGAAATGCCGTCCTGGCGGATAGAATGAGTCCCGAAAGCCGGCTTTTTGGTGAAGCTTTGAGCGCCGTACTTTCGGAGCTGGCCAAAAAAATCGTACTGGATGGGGAAGGGGCCACCAAATTCATCGAAATTTTGGTGACGGGAGCTTCCGATGCGGCGAGCGCCAGGAGCGTCGCTTTTACCGTTGCCAACTCTCCTTTGGTCAAGACGGCGTTTTTCGGCGAAGACGCCAACTGGGGCCGCATCGTTGCCGCCGCGGGGCGTGCAGGGGTCCCTTTGCAGCCGGAAAAGGTCACCCTCTTTTTTGACCGGGTCTGCGTCTTCAAGGCGGGGACTCCCCTGACGGGGTCCGACATTGAGGAAAAAGCGACAGCCGTATTCAAGCAGAAAGAATTGCGGGTGCATCTGGATCTGGGGATGGGGGACTCTCAGTTCACCGCTTTCACGTGCGATTTTTCCTATGACTATGTAAAGATCAACGCCTCGTACCGTTCGTGA